The Piliocolobus tephrosceles isolate RC106 chromosome 3, ASM277652v3, whole genome shotgun sequence genome has a window encoding:
- the TRAM1L1 gene encoding translocating chain-associated membrane protein 1-like 1: MGLRKKSTRNPPVLSQEFILQNHADIVSCVGMFFLLGLVFEGTAEASIVFLTLQHSVAVPAAEEPATGSKSLYYYGVKDLATVFFYMLVAIIIHATIQEYVLDKINKRMQFTKAKQNKFNESGQFSVFYFFSCIWGTFILISENCLSDPTLIWRAHPHRMMTFQMKFFYISQLAYWFHALPELYFQKTRKQDIPRQLVYIGLHLFHITGAYLLYLNHLGLLLLVLHYFVELLSHMCGLFYFSDEKYQKGISLWAIVFILGRLMTLIVSVLTVGFHLAGSQNQNPDAITGNVNVLAAKIAVLSSSCTIQAYVTWNLITLRLQRWIEDSNIQASGMKKKRSRSSKKRTENGVGMETSNRVDCLPKRKEKSS, translated from the coding sequence ATGGGGCTCCGTAAGAAGAGCACCAGGAACCCCCCCGTTCTGAGCCAGGAATTCATCCTGCAGAATCATGCGGACATCGTCTCCTGCGTGGGGATGTTCTTCCTGCTGGGGCTTGTGTTCGAGGGAACAGCAGAAGCATCCATCGTGTTTCTCACTCTTCAACACAGTGTTGCTGTCCCTGCAGCAGAGGAACCAGCCACGGGATCAAAGTCCCTCTATTATTATGGTGTCAAAGATTTGGCCACGGTTTTCTTCTACATGCTGGTGGCAATCATTATTCATGCCACAATTCAGGAATATGTGTTGGATAAAATTAACAAGAGAATGCAGTTCACCAAAGCGAAACAAAACAAGTTTAATGAATCTGGTCAGTTTAGTgtgttctactttttttcttgtatttggggcacattcattttaatttctgaaaactgCCTGTCAGACCCAACTCTCATATGGAGGGCTCATCCCCATCGCATGATGACATTTCAAATGAAGTTTTTCTACATATCCCAGTTGGCTTACTGGTTTCATGCTCTTCCTGAACTCTACTTccagaaaaccagaaaacagGACATCCCTCGTCAACTTGTCTACATTGGTCTTCACCTCTTTCACATTACTGGAGCTTATCTGTTGTACTTGAATCATTTGGGACTTCTTCTTTTGGTACTGCATTATTTTGTTGAATTACTTTCCCATATGTGCGGCCTGTTTTACTTTAGTGATGAAAAGTACCAGAAAGGCATATCTCTGTGGGCCATTGTGTTTATCTTGGGTAGACTTATGACTTTAATTGTTTCCGTACTCACTGTTGGGTTTCACCTGGCTGGATCGCAGAATCAGAATCCTGATGCCATTACTGGAAATGTAAATGTGTTGGCAGCTAAAATTGCTGTTCTGTCGTCCAGTTGCACGATCCAAGCCTACGTAACATGGAACTTAATTACTCTCCGGCTTCAGAGGTGGATAGAAGATTCTAATATTCAGGCCTCAGGTATGAAGAAGAAACGGTCAAGATCTtctaaaaaaagaacagaaaacggAGTGGGAATGGAAACTTCAAATAGAGTAGACTGTCTgccaaagaggaaagaaaaatcttcatAA